The genomic segment TATGATCATCTCTTGTTTGTTATGACTTTATGTGCCTTGTTTACCTTTAATGAGTGGAGGAAGATACTGGTAATTATTACAGCCTTTACTATTGGTCATTCTCTTACCCTCGCATTGTCAACACTTAACTATGTACTTTTACCTCAGAATTGGGTCGAAGTACTAATTCCTATGACGATATTTCTTACAGCAATGACAAATATTGTAAGGAAGAAAAATGTGTCTGCTGAAAAAACTTTTGATAAAGCTGTTGTGGTGAACTATATCATTGCCTTATCCTTTGGACTGATTCATGGTTTGGGGTTTGCCAATAATTTTAAATTTATGATGGGAGAGGATTCGAGTATTATAAAGCAACTATTTGCATTTAATTCCGGACTTGAACTTGGGCAGATAACAATCGTAATGCTATTCCTTGTCATCTTATACATTTCAACAAGGGTTTTTAATGTTTTGCACAGGGAGTGGACTGTATTTTTTTCTGGTGCAGGTGCAGGTCTTTCATTCATGATGATTGTAGATATACTGTTTAAATGAAAAGGGCTTTATTATGTGTGGTTGTATTTTTTTTTATTAAAGATGAGTCTTCAGCTCATCCCTTAAAAATGGCATATACTTCAGTAAAATATTCTGCTGTAAAAAAAGTATTTGAAATCACTCACAGAGTATTTCAGGATGATTTCGAAAATACTTTACGGGAAGAATATAATTATTCAGGAGGGGATGTTTTTATCAACCAAAAAAATCAAATTACCCAAAAGTTTGTTAATGATTTCTTTCAAAAGAATTTTTCAATAAAGTTTAATAAAACAGCTGTGAACCTGAAGTTTGTAAAAACGGAACAGAAGAACCAGATGGGAATAATTGTTTATTATGAAACAGAAAAAGTGGATTTATCAAAGATCAGTTCAATTCAAATTTATAATTTCATTATGATGGAGAGTTTCAAAGAACAGGTAAATATGTTTCACCTGAACATCAATGATGAGATCAAGAGAACGATAAAGTTTGAGATTGATAAAACTAATGAAAATTTATTGTTTTAAGCATAATGTTATAATTTCAGTATATGGATATTCAGAATAAAGAAACTGAAGATGAAGGTACATTTTTCATTGAGGAAGGAAATGAAAGATTGGCAACTATGTATTACAGATGGAGAGGTGATGATAGAGTCATTATTGAGCATACGGAAGTTTCAGAAAAGCTTAAGGGAAAAGGTATAGGCAAACAACTGGTTGATCATGCAGTGGCATTCGCCAGAGAAAGACATGTAAAAATTATCCCCTTGTGTCCTTTTGCAAAATCAGTATTTGAAAAATCTAAAGGGTATGAGGATGTCTTGTGAATCATACATTCCAACATTCAAAGTCAATTTCTGACTTTTGCTGAATATTTTTGTGTTTTTTAGATTTAAAATTTTTCTTGTAAAAAAGCTAACTTTTTCTACTTTCCTCTATTGACAATGGATTCAAAGGTTTTAGTAACTTATTGATACGTTAACTCGTTTGAATTTATAGAACGTATTCTCTCACGTTTTTTTCAACAAAAGTTAATTAGAGCTATAGATTCATGAGTTATTTACAGAACTATAAATATGTTGTTCTCGGCAAAATTTTCAAGAGAAAACAATTTTCTTCTTCCTGTTTAGCTTTGATTTTGATAATATTCCTATACTGTTTAGTTAATACCGGATTTGCGAATGAAAACCAAATGCGCATAAGCGAGATTGGGGGGATTAATGTAAATAAAACATTATTAGTAAGGGGACCTTACCTTCAAAAGGCTACCCCGACTTCAATTGTATTGCGTTGGAGAACTAATAACAAAGTTAGTAGTATAGTGAAATATGGATTGTCTCCTTCTGAATTATATCAAAGTGTTGAAGATCAGCTTGCAAAAACGGAACATTCAGTGTCGCTTTCTAATCTGAAGCCATATACAAAATACTATTATTCTATTGGGTTCGGAGATAGTATTTTACAAGGAACAGATAAAAATTATTTTCTTACACCTCCTGTTAAAGATTCTCAGGGGAAGTATTCTTTCTGGATAGTAGGAGATTGTGGTAATAATTCAACAAATCAAAAAAACGTAAGAGATCAGTTTTATAAATATAGGGGAAATGCCCCTACCAATGGCATGCTCTTATTAGGTGACAATGCCTATTGGAATGGTTATGATGGTGAATACAGAGCTGGCTTTTTTTCAATATATGAGAGTGACGCATTAAAAAATATACCCGTCTATCCGGCTCCTGGAAATCATGATTATGCCATGAGCAGTGACAGACAAGTGGATCATAAAATAGCGTATTATGATATTTTTGATATGCCCGCAAATGGCGAAGCAGGTGGGGTACCTTCTGGAACAGAAGCTTTTTATTCTTTTGATTACGGAAATATTCATTTCCTTTCCCTTGATTCATATGGTAAAGAGGGTGGTGAAACCAGACTCTATGATACTCTGGGTGCTCAGGTGGAATGGGTGAAAAGAGATCTCGAAGCGAATAAGAGTAAATGGATTATCGCTTACTGGCACCATGCTCCATATACTATGGGGCATCACAACTCTGATACAGAAATTGAACTTGAATTGATTAGAAGGAACTTTATAAGAATACTTGAGCGCTATGGTGTAGATCTTATCATATGCGGGCATAGTCATAGTTATGAGCGAAGTAAGCTAATCAAAGGGCATTATGGTAAGGAAAATTCCTTCGATCCTAATGTTCATAATATAAGCCATTCTACAGGAAGATATGATGGCTCAGAGAACTCATGTACATATCTTAAAGATTCTTTTCGCAGGTCGGATGGGACAGTTTATGTAGTTTCAGGGGTTTCTGGCGCTGTAGGAGGAAATCCACATTTGCCTTATCCCCATAATGCGATGGAAGCATTTAATGATATAACAAATGGAGGGTCTTTGATCCTGGATGTGGAAGGTTCCCGGCTAGATATGCAATGGCTTAATGCAGATGGCCTAATCAGAGACAGATTTACAATTATAAAAGATGCCGGAAGAGTGAAGGATATCAAAGTCAATCTTGGGGATTCTGTTTCTTTACGTGCGTCCTGGAAAGGGGATTATGTTTGGTCTTATGGTAATAGTGAGGATCGAGTTCTTTCGTTCTACCCAGAAGAAGACCAGGTTGTTGTAGTGACAGATAAATATCAATGTATTGCAGATACGTTTAATATAAAGGTAGAAGCAACTATAGAGCTGATTACAGATGTCTCTGCTCGGGAATTTGAAGAGGAAATTAAAGTTTCTCCAAATCCTTTTAATGAGGAAATTGCAATCTCCTACAATGGTTTCTTGCCCGTTACTATTGAATTATTCAAACTTGACGGATCTCTTGTAAAAACTCCTGTTATTTCAAGATCAATAACTCCAGGAAATAATTCTTTTACTTTAAATGCAAAGGCCTCTGGAATTTCAACAGGTATTTATCTGCTTAAAATAGGAAACGAACACAAAAGCAAGATTTTCCGTATCAATTATATTTCAGATTAAAAAAGAATTGTCCGGCTTTTCATTTATGAGTTGTAATAGAAGTGAACCTAACAGTATTTAACTTCTTTATAACAGAGTTATTATTGAAGATTTTTATGCTATAAATAACTACTTAAAATGGTTACTTTGTTAATTTTAATTTAATCATTTGGAGATTTATTTAATGAAGTATCCTAAGCTTGAGATTCAGCTATGGAAATAACATTGGTTTTGAATTCAGGTATATACTTTTTGAAGGGTGACTCCCTAAAGCTACTGTTTAAAGGACAGTTCTTATTTCCATTTTATAATCAGTTGGTATGAGATCCTGGATATTTATTCTGTCAATAATAAGTTTTATAGCTTCCACAGGAGTATGCTTATATAAAAGCCCCCCAGATAAAGCATCAAAGCTATTCAGACCCTATATGCTTGAGGAGATGTCAAAATGCAAAGAGCATCTTTACCTTATTTTAAATGAAAAATCTTTTAGCCAAAGCAGATTAAAAAAGCATTATATAAATGCAAGAAAGCATTATAAGCATATTGAGTTCATAGTTGAATATATTTCTCCTAAAGAAGCTAAGTATTACGTAAACGGGCCCTTGGTTCCAAAGTTTGATCCCGATATGGGTAGCAATGTCTTTTATCCGAATGGATTTCAGAAGATTGAAGAGATTATCTATGAGGGAGAAGTTAACCAATTACAGTTGCTTAAAAAAATAACAAGTGATTTAATTGATCAGTTAAATTTACTGAATGACTATTATTCAAATATAGCAATTAATGATGGCCAGCTGCTTGAAATGATGCAGTTACAACTCTTCAGAATAGCCACAATGAGTTTCAATGGCTACGATGCAACCATTTCCCTTGATGGTATTAAAGAATCTGAGTGGAGCCTGGAAGGGGTGAATAAGACATTTAATTTTTTTGACATATATGCAGAAAGCGAGCCTTCGGTGATGCTTTTATTTCATAGAAATGTTGCTTTGTTTAAATCAGCACGTAAGCAATTGAGCGCTCATACGGATTTTAATTCATTTGACAGACTGGGCTTTATTGTAAAATATATAAATCCTCTTAACGAAAGTCTTGTTAAATTTCATAACGCTGCTCATCTGCCCTGGTCAGCAAGAAAACAGGCTTTGAATCTAAATAAAAACTCCCTTTTCAGCAGAGAAAATTTTAATCTGCAATATTTCTCTATTTATTATGATGATACTTTGTACAATGCAAAGCAGGCTGCGTTAGGAAAATTATTATTTTTTGATCCGAGGCTTTCAGGCGGTAATAACATGTCTTGTGCTACTTGTCACAATCCTGAAAAGGGGTTTACAGATGGAAGAATTACAACAGTAACTGCAGGGTTGATTAATGATAATGTCAGGAATACTCCATCTCTGTTGGATGTGGCTTTTCAGAAAGCATTCTTTTATGATGGCAGGGCTTATCAGCTGGAACAGCAGATCTTTGATGTTGTTCATAATGAAAATGAGATGCATAGCACTTTGGATGAAGCAGCAAGCAAGCTGAATAGGAGTTTGGAATACAGAATGCTTTTTGACAATGCATTTGAAGATAAGTCTGGGATTACTGTTTATAAAATTCAAAAGGCTATTTCAGAATACGAAAAAACTCTGGTGACTTTCAATAGCCCATTTGATAAATATATTCAGGGAGATCTTACCAGTCTTAGTAAAGAAGCTATTGATGGGTATAATTTATTTGCAGGAAAAGCGCTTTGTGGAAGTTGTCATTTTTTTCCAGTATTCAATGGTGCAGTACCTCCATTTTACAATGATTCAGAATTTGAAGTGTTGGGTGTGCCAGCTTCTCCGGGATCCAAAGAAATTGATACAGACAAGGGACGATTTAATGTTATCGGTATAAAAGAATTTATGTATGCATTTAAAACACCGACAGTACGAAACAGCGCATTAACTGCTCCATATATGCATAATGGAATTTACAATACATTGGAGGAAGTGGTAGACTTCTATCACAAGGGCGGAGGTGCAGGAATGGGAATTGCAATCGAGAATCAAACATTGCCTTTTAACTCTCTTGATCTTAGTACATATGAGAAGAAAGCTATTGTTTCTTTTTTACAAGCTTTGACAGATACGGTGGGTGTGATTTCAAGGCCGGAGAGATTGCCAGAGATAAAGGAGGTTATAATTAAAATGGATGATTCTTATTAAATAGATTGAAGTTTTTAGAAATCTTCTCAGTATAACTCTTTGTCTTCTCTGTGAAATAATTACAAAGAAATGCAGAGGTCATATTTAGTATCTTTAGTTTGAGGGGATTTAGCTATGACAAAAGTAGAGTTAACCTTTCTGAGTATCTTCATCATTTCGACTTTTTACTTTCCTCTTGGAACCGATATCTTGGTCCAATACAAACTCGATGAACTTTAGTGATAAAGTGTCTATAATTTTTTTTATCGCGGTATATCTTCCTGATCTCACCCTTTTCATTAGGACCTTTTTGTTTAGTCGACCATGAAGTGATTTCTCTCAAGTTGGATTTATAATATACTTTTGCTTTTCTGGAATCAATCATGTTAAAAATTTCATTTCTAAATGATATATATATACTATCCTGTTCGTTACTATCATTTATAAATTGAAGACTCATTTTATCCATTTGAATTTCGTCAGTCTTCGTAATAGAATGTCTACGAGAAATTTCTCTTTTTATTTGTGCTACTTTGTAGGCTGGATAACTGTTACCAATGGCATTATAAAAAGAAGCAGTATCAACTTTTATAAAAACTTTTTCAGATTCAAAAACCAAAGTATATCCGAAGTTTTTAAAAAACGGAATAAAAGTTAGCAAAAAAATTAATGTTATAGTTTTCATTACTTTCAACTTTTAACTTTCAACTTCTGAAAGCACTTTCACAAGCTGTTCCACCCTGATATCTTTCGCGCATTTGAAATGTCCTTGAGGACATGCCTTATATCCATGAAGGTTACAAGGACGGCATTGCAGTTCGGCTTCCATCTGAACTACTCTTGAAAAATCACTTAGTGGTCCGAAACCAAAAGACGGCACAGTAGAGCAGAATATCGCACACACATTTGCATTTACGCTGCTTGCAAGGTGAAGAGGGCCTGAATCATTTACATAATTAAGCACAGCGTCCTTCATCAGTGCACATGACTGAAGCAGAGAAAGTTTTCCTGCAAGGCTTTCAACCTTTTTATTTTCAGTTTTGTTTATGATAGAATTACAAAGGGTTGAATCACCTGGACCCCCGAGTAAATATATTTTGTATTTAGAGGTTATCCTGTTGATAAGCTCCACCCACTGATCTTCCGGAAATTGTTTGGTAAACCAGACAGATGCCGGGGCCATGCATATATAGGAATTACCTTTAAGTGGTTGTACCTTTTGCTCGTCTTCTTTGCTGTAATAAAGTCTTGGTTTTTCAGGCTTGCTATCTGTTATGTCTTCAATAAGGCTCAGATTACGGCTTACCTCGTGAGTGTTGTCGCCGATTTGATGTATTACTTTTTTGTTATAGCAAAACGCAAAAGGATTTTTATCAAAACCTATTTTATACTTTGCTCCTGATAAAAAACTTATAATACCTGAAGAACCGAAGCGATGAAGATTGATAAGGAGATCATATTTATTGGAGCGAATCTTTGAAATGATTTTAGACAGGTTTCTGATCTTATCTTTTTTCTCAAATACCAATACTTCGTTCAGGATAGGATTGTTATTCAGAAGACTTTCATTGCCTTTTTTTACAAGGAAATCAATTTGGGCATTGGGGTAATGTCTGCGCAGTTTTTCTGCAAGAGGGGTTGCCAGAATTACATCGCCCAGAAAGGCTGTTTGAATAATCAGTATTTTTTTAAAATCTTTTTTCACACACTTCAATATTAGGCAAAAATACTGTTTTCTTAAACCCAAATTAAGCATTAACCATTGAAAAAATCCTGTTAATCGTTATAATCAATAGCTTAATTTACCCCAGATTGGGATTGTTACTATCTACCACTTTTTAAATGCTTAATCCCGATTAGGTTTTGTTTAGCCTGACTATTAACGAAGAACCTTCCTTTTTCAACAAAATATTTTCATGTTTAGTTAATTTCTTAAGGGAAATGGAGGAAGAAAAATGAGATCAATGTGGTCAGGTGCAATCAGTTTTGGTTTGGTGAACATACCAATTAAACTGTACAGTGCCTCAGGGGAGAGCAGTCTGGATCTGGATATGCTGGCAAAAAAGAATCTGGCCCCTATACGATATGCAAAAATTAATACCATTACTGGTGAAGAAGTTGATTTTAAAGAGATTGTAAAGGGGTACGAAATCGATAAGGGCAAATATGTG from the Sporocytophaga myxococcoides genome contains:
- a CDS encoding DUF6702 family protein, producing MKRALLCVVVFFFIKDESSAHPLKMAYTSVKYSAVKKVFEITHRVFQDDFENTLREEYNYSGGDVFINQKNQITQKFVNDFFQKNFSIKFNKTAVNLKFVKTEQKNQMGIIVYYETEKVDLSKISSIQIYNFIMMESFKEQVNMFHLNINDEIKRTIKFEIDKTNENLLF
- a CDS encoding GNAT family N-acetyltransferase — translated: MDIQNKETEDEGTFFIEEGNERLATMYYRWRGDDRVIIEHTEVSEKLKGKGIGKQLVDHAVAFARERHVKIIPLCPFAKSVFEKSKGYEDVL
- a CDS encoding metallophosphoesterase, whose amino-acid sequence is MRISEIGGINVNKTLLVRGPYLQKATPTSIVLRWRTNNKVSSIVKYGLSPSELYQSVEDQLAKTEHSVSLSNLKPYTKYYYSIGFGDSILQGTDKNYFLTPPVKDSQGKYSFWIVGDCGNNSTNQKNVRDQFYKYRGNAPTNGMLLLGDNAYWNGYDGEYRAGFFSIYESDALKNIPVYPAPGNHDYAMSSDRQVDHKIAYYDIFDMPANGEAGGVPSGTEAFYSFDYGNIHFLSLDSYGKEGGETRLYDTLGAQVEWVKRDLEANKSKWIIAYWHHAPYTMGHHNSDTEIELELIRRNFIRILERYGVDLIICGHSHSYERSKLIKGHYGKENSFDPNVHNISHSTGRYDGSENSCTYLKDSFRRSDGTVYVVSGVSGAVGGNPHLPYPHNAMEAFNDITNGGSLILDVEGSRLDMQWLNADGLIRDRFTIIKDAGRVKDIKVNLGDSVSLRASWKGDYVWSYGNSEDRVLSFYPEEDQVVVVTDKYQCIADTFNIKVEATIELITDVSAREFEEEIKVSPNPFNEEIAISYNGFLPVTIELFKLDGSLVKTPVISRSITPGNNSFTLNAKASGISTGIYLLKIGNEHKSKIFRINYISD
- a CDS encoding glycosyltransferase family 9 protein, which codes for MKKDFKKILIIQTAFLGDVILATPLAEKLRRHYPNAQIDFLVKKGNESLLNNNPILNEVLVFEKKDKIRNLSKIISKIRSNKYDLLINLHRFGSSGIISFLSGAKYKIGFDKNPFAFCYNKKVIHQIGDNTHEVSRNLSLIEDITDSKPEKPRLYYSKEDEQKVQPLKGNSYICMAPASVWFTKQFPEDQWVELINRITSKYKIYLLGGPGDSTLCNSIINKTENKKVESLAGKLSLLQSCALMKDAVLNYVNDSGPLHLASSVNANVCAIFCSTVPSFGFGPLSDFSRVVQMEAELQCRPCNLHGYKACPQGHFKCAKDIRVEQLVKVLSEVES
- a CDS encoding cytochrome-c peroxidase translates to MRSWIFILSIISFIASTGVCLYKSPPDKASKLFRPYMLEEMSKCKEHLYLILNEKSFSQSRLKKHYINARKHYKHIEFIVEYISPKEAKYYVNGPLVPKFDPDMGSNVFYPNGFQKIEEIIYEGEVNQLQLLKKITSDLIDQLNLLNDYYSNIAINDGQLLEMMQLQLFRIATMSFNGYDATISLDGIKESEWSLEGVNKTFNFFDIYAESEPSVMLLFHRNVALFKSARKQLSAHTDFNSFDRLGFIVKYINPLNESLVKFHNAAHLPWSARKQALNLNKNSLFSRENFNLQYFSIYYDDTLYNAKQAALGKLLFFDPRLSGGNNMSCATCHNPEKGFTDGRITTVTAGLINDNVRNTPSLLDVAFQKAFFYDGRAYQLEQQIFDVVHNENEMHSTLDEAASKLNRSLEYRMLFDNAFEDKSGITVYKIQKAISEYEKTLVTFNSPFDKYIQGDLTSLSKEAIDGYNLFAGKALCGSCHFFPVFNGAVPPFYNDSEFEVLGVPASPGSKEIDTDKGRFNVIGIKEFMYAFKTPTVRNSALTAPYMHNGIYNTLEEVVDFYHKGGGAGMGIAIENQTLPFNSLDLSTYEKKAIVSFLQALTDTVGVISRPERLPEIKEVIIKMDDSY
- a CDS encoding HupE/UreJ family protein, whose translation is MYLHILYHLFDAEFSDYLKLGWDHIIDIKAYDHLLFVMTLCALFTFNEWRKILVIITAFTIGHSLTLALSTLNYVLLPQNWVEVLIPMTIFLTAMTNIVRKKNVSAEKTFDKAVVVNYIIALSFGLIHGLGFANNFKFMMGEDSSIIKQLFAFNSGLELGQITIVMLFLVILYISTRVFNVLHREWTVFFSGAGAGLSFMMIVDILFK